A genomic window from Hippocampus zosterae strain Florida chromosome 13, ASM2543408v3, whole genome shotgun sequence includes:
- the ankrd49 gene encoding ankyrin repeat domain-containing protein 49 yields the protein MEFPDDFNQLDLLNTHNHLIPRGASSLWTGSKDEEGEMDDEEVHSEEWCLQKEESLKDKPAALILWAAENNRVSLVHRLLAAEASLVHSSDEDAYTPLHRAAYGNHVDVAAALLAAGSKVNARTVDGWTPLHSACRWGHVTMATLLLHHSADVNAQTNGGLTPLHLAASHSSSSKSDWRHTLELLLSQRHLKAGLRSNSGESASELARRNGPYHFLFEMAEDCTSVFPSQ from the exons ATGGAGTTTCCAGACGATTTTAACCAGCTAGATCTTCTAAATACACACAACCACCTGATCCCTCGAGGGGCTAGCAGCCTGTGGACTGGGAGTAAAGATGAAGAGGGAGAAATGGATGATGAAGAGGTCCATAGTGAGGAGTGGTGCCTTCAAAAAGAAGAAAGTCTCAAAGACAAACCAGCTGCGCTCATTCTTTGGGCTGCAGAAAACAACCGT GTGTCTTTGGTCCACAGATTGTTAGCTGCAGAGGCCTCTTTGGTACACAGCAGCGATGAAGACGCTTACACTCCCCTGCACCGGGCCGCCTATGGCAACCACGTGGACGTGGCGGCTGCCTTGCTGGCTGCCGGCTCGAAGGTGAACGCTCGCACCGTCGACGGTTGGACGCCCCTCCACAGCGCGTGCCGCTGGGGGCACGTCACCATGGCGACCTTGCTCCTCCATCATAGCGCTGATGTTAACGCTCAGACCAATGGAGGCCTCACGCCTCTCCACCTAGCCGCCTCGCACAGCAGTTCTTCCAAAAGTGACTGGCGCCACACTTTGGAGCTCCTCCTCTCGCAGCGCCACCTGAAGGCAGGACTTCGCAGCAACAGTGGGGAGAGCGCCAGTGAGCTGGCTCGACGAAACGGCCCctaccacttcctgtttgagaTGGCAGAAGACTGTACCAGTGTTTTTCCCAGCCAATGA
- the gpr83 gene encoding G-protein coupled receptor 83 produces MMRSGFVRLPAIVFCLATSTIVSAGLNKLNNSSPETNEMLSFAELAANTSEKLSNMTSPYLLLDFDEGMLEDWRSLARGDGRRGGESGVKALLVAAYSVIIVISLFGNTMVCHVIVKNKRTQSATSVFIMNLAVADVFITVLNTPFTLVRFVNSTWVFGRTMCHISRFVQYCSLHVSTLTLTAIALDRRQVILHPLRPRMSPIQGSVWVAVIWIMASCFSLPHAIYQKLFTFRFSQEEERSLCVPDFPEPSDVYWKYIDLLTFILLYMLPLVIITASYTTVAHRLWHHNAIGDATTAQHATHRKKRRRTLAMLLVVVAVFAVCWFPLNCYVVLLSSQAIHSSNVLYFCFHWLAMSSTCYNPFIYCCLNPTFRQELRLLLSMCRRSRSVVVELELERHPATACPPCHRTAWPDDELSGQRQALPQPSHPSLQKNHNLSEDSPHLKDTHSLFTARRALTGRTDILSVEPIVAVS; encoded by the exons ATGATGAGATCTGGGTTTGTGCGCTTGCCCGCAATTGTGTTCTGCTTGGCCACGAGCACAATCGTATCAGCGGGACTCAACAAACTAAACAACAGCTCACCTGAGACGAATGAGATGCTGTCTTTCGCGGAACTTGCAGCGAACACGTCAGAGAAGTTGAGCAACATGACTTCGCCTTATTTACTGTTGGATTTTGACGAAGGGATGCTGGAGGACTGGCGCTCCCTGGCTCGTGGCGACGGGAGGCGCGGCGGGGAGTCGGGCGTCAAGGCGTTGCTGGTCGCCGCCTACTCGGTCATCATCGTCATCTCCTTGTTCGGAAATACAATGGTGTGCCACGTGATCGTTAAAAACAAACGCACCCAGTCGGCCACCAGCGTGTTCATCATGAACCTTGCCGTGGCGGATGTGTTCATCACTGTGCTCAACACGCCTTTCACGCTG GTCCGCTTTGTAAACAGCACGTGGGTTTTTGGAAGGACCATGTGTCACATCAGTCGCTTTGTGCAGTACTGCTCCCTGCACGTGTCAACTCTCACGCTCACGGCTATCGCTCTGGACCGCCGACAG GTAATTTTACATCCTCTACGACCTCGCATGTCACCAATTCAGGGCAGTGTTTGGGTGGCTGTCATCTGGATAATGGCCAGCTGTTTCTCCCTTCCACATGCTATCTACCAGAAACTTTTCACTTTCAGGTTCAG TCAGGAAGAAGAGCGCAGCCTGTGCGTCCCGGACTTCCCCGAGCCATCGGATGTCTATTGGAAGTATATTGACCTCCTCACCTTCATACTCCTTTATATGCTGCCCCTTGTCATCATCACAGCGTCCTATACCACAGTGGCCCACAGGCTGTGGCACCACAATGCCATTGGCGACGCCACAACGGCTCAGCACGCCACCCATAGGAAGAAGCGGCGCCGCACGCTCGCCATGTTGCTCGTAGTTGTGGCCGTGTTCGCCGTCTGCTGGTTCCCGCTCAACTGTTACGTGGTGCTGCTGTCCAGTCAGGCCATCCACTCGTCCAACGTTCTTTACTTCTGCTTTCACTGGCTGGCCATGAGCTCCACCTGCTACAACCCGTTCATCTACTGCTGTCTTAACCCCACCTTCCGCCAGGAGTTACGTCTTCTCCTGAGCATGTGCAGAAGGAGCCGCAGCGTGGTGGTGGAACTGGAGCTGGAGCGTCACCCCGCCACCGCGTGCCCCCCGTGCCACAGGACCGCCTGGCCTGACGACGAGTTGTCTGGGCAGAGGCAAGCTTTGCCACAGCCCAGCCACCCTTCGCTGCAGAAGAACCACAATTTATCAGAGGATTCACCTCATCTCAAGGACACGCACTCACTCTTCACTGCCAGACGGGCCCTCACAGGGAGAACTGACATCCTCTCTGTCGAGCCCATTGTGGCTGTGAGCTGA
- the cdk2ap2 gene encoding cyclin-dependent kinase 2-associated protein 2 isoform X2 produces the protein MSYKPIAPAPSGSNHTPPGSSVPSPSLPSSSNFRPAFSDFGPPSMGFVQPVKVSQGSTYSELLSVIEEMSREIRPTYAGSKSAMERLKRGIIHARALVRECLAETERSART, from the exons ATGAGTTATAAGCCCATTGCTCCTGCGCCGTCTGGCTCCAACCACACGCCGCCTG GCTCCTCCGTGCCCTCTCCTTCGCTCCCGTCATCATCCAACTTCCGACCAGCCTTCAGCGACTTTGGCCCGCCCTCCATGGGCTTCGTTCAG CCCGTTAAAGTCAGTCAAGGGTCGACCTACAGTGAACTTCTGTCAGTCATTGAGGAAATGAGTCGTGAGATCCGACCCACATACGCTGGAAGCAAAAGTGCAATGGAGAGATTAAAGAGAG GTATCATTCATGCACGCGCACTGGTCAGGGAGTGTCTGGCAGAGACGGAAAGAAGCGCCCGTACATAA
- the cdk2ap2 gene encoding cyclin-dependent kinase 2-associated protein 2 isoform X1 codes for MSYKPIAPAPSGSNHTPPGSSVPSPSLPSSSNFRPAFSDFGPPSMGFVQPVKVSQGSTYSELLSVIEEMSREIRPTYAGSKSAMERLKRGIKQHSNTSTPGILSKKQDSPLFTIYADLRLVMGAS; via the exons ATGAGTTATAAGCCCATTGCTCCTGCGCCGTCTGGCTCCAACCACACGCCGCCTG GCTCCTCCGTGCCCTCTCCTTCGCTCCCGTCATCATCCAACTTCCGACCAGCCTTCAGCGACTTTGGCCCGCCCTCCATGGGCTTCGTTCAG CCCGTTAAAGTCAGTCAAGGGTCGACCTACAGTGAACTTCTGTCAGTCATTGAGGAAATGAGTCGTGAGATCCGACCCACATACGCTGGAAGCAAAAGTGCAATGGAGAGATTAAAGAGAGGTATTAAACAACACTCAAACACCAGCACACCCGGCATTTTGTCCAAGAAGCAAGATAGTCCATTATTCACAATTTATGCAGATTTAAGATTGGTGATGGGTGCTTCATGA
- the aip gene encoding AH receptor-interacting protein: MEEEARRLLAEGISKKLISPGKGQLSPFPDGTKVVFHYRTSLCDGTVLDDSRNMGGCSKPMELILGKKFKLAVWERVIISMREGEIAEFTCDAKHTALYPLVSQSLRNISIGKDPLEGQRHCCGIAQIHSHHSLGQKDLDHLQANPQPLVFAIELMEVLPPGSFQLDVWAMTDQEKLAFVPHIHEEGNMLFKEGRIQEATDKYYNGIACLKNLQMKEHPGDEAWIKLDHMITPLLLNYCQCKLLQGHYYEVIEHCSSLTFKYEDNIKAYYKRAKAHAAVWNETEARADFAKVLELDPSLGPSVTKELRAMEDRIRTKEKEEKGRYKGLFNYNSPPPTATTG; encoded by the exons ATGGAGGAAGAGGCAAGAAGGCTTCTCGCGGAAGGGATCAGTAAGAAATTGATTAGCCCGGGTAAAGGACAGCTATCGCCCTTCCCCGATGGAACAAAG GTGGTCTTCCATTACCGCACCAGCCTGTGTGATGGCACAGTGCTGGATGACTCCCGGAACATGGGGGGCTGCAGTAAACCAATGGAGCTGATCTTGGGCAAGAAGTTTAAACTGGCTGTATGGGAACGAGTGATCATCTCTATGAGAGAAGGAGAAATTGCAGAGTTCACATGTGACGCCAAA CACACCGCACTCTACCCGCTGGTGTCCCAGTCTCTGAGGAACATCAGCATTGGAAAAGACCCCCTAGAAGGCCAGAGACATTGCTGTGGCATTGcccagatccactcccaccacTCGTTGGGCCAGAAAGACCTGGACCACCTTCAGGCTAATCCACAGCCTCTTGTATTCGCCATTGAGCTGATGGAG GTTCTTCCTCCGGGCTCATTCCAGCTGGACGTGTGGGCCATGACGGACCAGGAGAAGCTGGCCTTCGTGCCTCACATCCACGAGGAGGGCAACATGCTCTTCAAGGAAGGCCGAATACAAGAGGCCACCGACAAATACTACAACGGCATCGCCTGCCTCAAAAATCTACAGATGAAG gAACATCCAGGAGATGAAGCTTGGATCAAGCTCGACCACATGATCACGCCTCTTCTCCTCAACTACTGCCAGTGCAAGCTACTCCAAGGCCACTACTACGAAGTCATCGAACACTGCTCATCACTCACATTCAAATATGAGG ACAACATTAAGGCCTACTACAAGCGAGCGAAGGCCCATGCCGCAGTGTGGAATGAGACGGAGGCCCGTGCGGACTTTGCCAAGGTGCTGGAGCTGGACCCGTCTCTCGGGCCGTCTGTCACCAAGGAGCTGCGGGCCATGGAGGATCGCATCCGGaccaaggagaaggaggagaagggACGCTACAAAGGCCTGTTCAATTACAACTCACCACCGCCAACTGCGACCACG GGTTGA
- the tmem134 gene encoding transmembrane protein 134: MATQFTIDDAFALEVDEEEEAMSGVDADGWNTRDKDREAELTFGPLTFSKPQPHPSPVLLASPEHSNLKYQNLENEDPLTNNGNSSFNNFFKISDPSTLSYCSSQWSFSTLSSVTQLSAHCCGWVSHPLVKKNRRVVLASFLLLFTGVALIFTGVVIQLNPNAGVSSAIFFVPGFLLFIPGVYHVIYISCAVRGRRGFKLFYLPYFEK; encoded by the exons ATGGCAACGCAGTTCACGATCGACGACGCCTTCGCGTTGGAAgtcgatgaagaagaagaagccatGTCTGGCGTGGACGCCGATGGATGGAATACTCGGGATAAGGACAGAGAAGCAGAGCTCACGTTCGGGCCTCTGACTTTCTCCAAACCTCAGCCTCATCCCTCGCCCGTTTTGCTTGCCTCACCGGAGCACAGTAACCTGAAGTATCAA AATTTGGAAAATGAAGACCCACTTACCAACAATGGCAATTCTTCTTTTAACAACTTCTTCAAGATCAG TGATCCCTCCACGCTGTCTTACTGCAGCTCTCAGTGGTCCTTCAGCACCTTGAGTTCCGTCACACAACTTTCAGCACATTGCTGCGG TTGGGTGTCTCATCCGCTGGTGAAGAAAAACAGAAGAGTTgtccttgcttccttccttctctTATTTACTGGAGTTG CTCTTATTTTCACTGGCGTTGTCATACAGCTCAATCCAAATGCGG GCGTTTCAAGTGCTATCTTCTTTGTTCCTGGATTCCTGCTCTTCATCCCTGGAG TGTATCATGTGATATACATCAGCTGTGCTGTCCGTGGAAGAAGAGGCTTCAAGTTGTTCTACCtgccctattttgaaaaataa